The nucleotide window TGCTTCCTGCGCGAGCACATGCGCATCCCGGGTATGGGCGAGACCACGATGCGCTACTTCCGCGACAAGCTGGCGATGCGCATGAAGACGCAGGAAGACGGCATCCCCGTACCCGAGTTCGTGCACATCCTCAATCACGACGAGGTCTACCAGTACATGCAGCGCGTGCCGGCGCCGTGGGTCATCAAGCCGCGCCTCGCGGCGGCCTCGATGGGCGTCAAGGTGATGCACGACGACCAGCAGGTCTGGAAGAAGATCATGGAGCTGGGCGACCGGCAGTCGGGCTACCTCCTCGAGAAGTACACGCCGGGCGACGTCTACCACGTGGACTCGGTCGTCACCGAGAAGAAGGTGGTATTCGGGTCCGTGTCGAAGTACGGCACGCCGATGCTGGATCTCAACGTCAAGGGCGGCGTCTTCACCACGCGGCTCATCGATCGCAAGAGCGACGACTGGAAGGAACTTCAAGAACTCAACCGCAAGGTCATCACCAGCCTCGGGCTGGTCCGCGGCGTCACGCACATCGAGTACATCAAAGAGCGCGAGACCGGGAAGTTCTACTTCCTGGAGGCCGCCGCTCGCGTCGGCGCCGCCAAGATCCCCGACGTCACCTGGACTGCCACCGACATCTGCCTCTGGCACGAGTGGGCCCGGATCGAGACCCAGGGCGAGGAGTACAAGCT belongs to Candidatus Tanganyikabacteria bacterium and includes:
- a CDS encoding ATP-grasp domain-containing protein; the protein is MRILCIAGMVSGRPFMMEAAKLGHQIMVLTSKKGLEAAWPRDIIEEIFAVDKFDDEKEVRNTVSWISQRRKIDRVVPMGDWEVEMSCFLREHMRIPGMGETTMRYFRDKLAMRMKTQEDGIPVPEFVHILNHDEVYQYMQRVPAPWVIKPRLAAASMGVKVMHDDQQVWKKIMELGDRQSGYLLEKYTPGDVYHVDSVVTEKKVVFGSVSKYGTPMLDLNVKGGVFTTRLIDRKSDDWKELQELNRKVITSLGLVRGVTHIEYIKERETGKFYFLEAAARVGAAKIPDVTWTATDICLWHEWARIETQGEEYKLSPFREGYAGGVMCLSRFQWPDLSSFDDPEVVWRQKKEWHAGLIFKADDPGRIEELLARYADRMARDYMAHAPTKEHQNA